Proteins encoded by one window of Rutidosis leptorrhynchoides isolate AG116_Rl617_1_P2 chromosome 7, CSIRO_AGI_Rlap_v1, whole genome shotgun sequence:
- the LOC139859069 gene encoding uncharacterized protein, which yields MYSRLFRCNQNPSAKVSERAGWDGSKCVGAWSWKCTLRGRTKAEFEDLSRLLNTVIITPGKDDSWRWMIDGNCNNSFATSVLSNLIRGKLFPPFSNLVLTQRNKMVSKKIEVFVWRAKRKRLPVLSELDKRGIDLHTVLCPLCNNDIETVDHSLLSCKNAYEIWVKVLKWLGFNNTPHPSLEELFSGKTSIQTSDLCAKIWQAVIWVCGYLIWKNRNQTVFKKVCWNPPVAVNEIQVKSFELIGRRCKDKKIEWHVWLHNPQSLIV from the coding sequence ATGTACAGCAGGTTGTTTAGGTGCAATCAGAATCCGAGTGCAAAGGTCAGTGAACGTGCAGGCTGGGATGGCTCAAAATGCGTCGGTGCTTGGTCTTGGAAATGTACACTTCGGGGTagaacaaaggctgaattcgaggACCTCAGCAGGCTCCTGAATACGGTGATCATTACTCCTGGGAAAGACGATTCTTGGCGTTGGATGATTGATGGTAACTGCAACAATAGTTTTGCCACTTCTGTCCTTTCAAACTTAATTAGAGGTAAACTTTTTCCTCCATTTTCGAATTTGGTCTTAACCCAAAGGAATAAGATGGTCTCAAAGAAAATTGAAGTGTTTGTATGGAGGGCGAAACGTAAGAGGCTACCCGTGTTATCGGAACTCGACAAGCGGGGAATCGATCTCCATACCGTCCTTTGCCCTCTATGCAACAACGATATCGAGACGGTCGACCATTCTTTATTATCTTGCAAAAACGCGTATGAAATTTGGGTTAAGGTTCTTAAATGGTTGGGTTTTAATAATACACCTCATCCATCCCTTGAGGAGTTATTTAGTGGGAAAACCTCTATACAAACATCAGATTTATGTGCGAAGATTTGGCAAGCGGTGATTTGGGTTTGTGGATACCTCATATGGAAAAATCGTAACCAAACGGTTTTCAAAAAAGTATGTTGGAATCCACCGGTAGCGGTGAATGAAATTCAAGTCAAAAGCTTCGAGTTGATCGGAAGACGATGCAAAGATAAGAAAATCGAGTGGCATGTTTGGCTCCATAATCCACAATCTCTTATCGTGTAA
- the LOC139857478 gene encoding microtubule-associated protein RP/EB family member 1A-like, which translates to MASNIGMMDSAYFVGRNELLSWINARLHLSLSRIEQAASGAVQCQMMDMTYPGMVPMHKVNFDARTEYDMIQNYKVLQDVFNKLKIDKHIEVNKLVKGRPLDNLEFLQWLKRYCDSVNGGIMNENYNPVDRRSKVCKERQFKTSQKNSKSLQTNNSQNSGTGDRQNIPKTTGTMQKPSAVAVESDCSDEIQDLCNEITELKLSVDLLEKERDYYFAKLRDIEILCQSPELEHIPMVVAVKKVLYAADESALAEAQEIASASYES; encoded by the exons atgGCGAGTAATATAGGAATGATGGACAGTGCATATTTTGTTGGAAGAAATGAGCTTCTTTCATGGATCAATGCCAGGCTTCATCTTAGTCTTTCTCGTATTGAACAA GCTGCTTCAGGTGCTGTACAGTGTCAAATGATGGACATGACTTATCCAGGAATGGTTCCTATGCACAAG GTTAACTTTGATGCAAGGACAGAATATGATATGATCCAGAACTATAAAGTGCTGCAAGATGTATTTAACAAACTCAAGATTGATAAG CATATTGAAGTAAATAAACTAGTCAAGGGTCGACCGTTGGACAATTTGGAGTTTCTACAATGGTTGAAACGCTATTGTGACTCTGTTAATGGTGGCATCATGAATGA GAATTATAACCCTGTGGATCGTAGAAGTAAGGTATGTAAAGAACGTCAATTCAAGACCTCACAGAAGAACTCAAAGTCTTTGCAAACAAACAACTCTCAGAATTCGGGTACAGGGGACAGACAAAACATTCCTAAGACAACTG GTACCATGCAAAAACCAAGTGCAGTAGCAGTTGAGTCTGATTGTTCAGATGAAATTCAAGATTTGTGCAATGAG ATCACTGAGCTGAAGTTATCTGTTGATCTTTTGGAGAAAGAAAGGGATTACTATTTTGCAAAATTACGAGATATCGAGATACTTTGCCAGTCTCCTGAATTGGAACATATCCCG ATGGTTGTGGCAGTTAAGAAGGTACTGTACGCAGCAGATGAGTCTGCACTTGCTGAAGCTCAAGAAATAGCTTCTGCCAGTTACGAAAGTTGA
- the LOC139857599 gene encoding HVA22-like protein a: MGRSGAAAGDLLLLIAENIDVLAGPLVSLAYPLYASIRAIETRNTADDQQWLTYWVLYSMITLFELTCYPLIEWIPFWSYAKLILTCWLVLPQFSGASYVYQHYVRPFYAGNQTVNIYVPKKKDIFVPPTHDDDDKYVHEYVPDAFQETVLPSYIDGEVKYRGNSFFTEDDYVY, from the exons ATGGGGAGATCTGGAGCTGCAGCTGGAGATTTGTTGCTACTCATTGCTGAAAACATTGATGTTCTTGCTGG GCCTCTTGTTAGTTTGGCTTACCCTCT ATACGCCTCCATTAGAGCAATAGAGACTAGAAATACAGCTGATGATCAGCAATGGCTCACATACTGGGTCTTATATTCTATGATCACTCTTTTTGAGCTCACCTGTTACCCACTTATTGAATG GATCCCCTTCTGGTCATACGCAAAGCTTATTCTAACGTGTTGGTTAGTTTTACCACAATTTAGTGGTGCTTCATATGTATATCAGCACTATGTTCGACCTTTTTACGCTGGAAACCAAACTGTTAACATCTACGTCCCAAAAAAGAAAGACATTTTCGTCCCTCCTAcacacgatgatgatgataaatacgTTCATGAATATGTTCCAGATGCTTTTCAGGAAACCGTTTTACCT TCTTATATCGACGGTGAAGTCAAGTATAGAGGTAACAGTTTCTTCACTGAAGACGACTACGTGTATTGA
- the LOC139859067 gene encoding transcription factor bHLH47-like yields MTKVLCHLHNILEVFFYLIRLFIIFRDVLHILTRMLLSMDHVCKEDVALKVRILKTFTVKTSACELADISHNKVCRPKNKRQIYSMAQAMVNHKMPRKKISNKLPKRTHKAEREKLKREHLNELFLELADALELADQNSGKASILGETTRVVKDMLDQIKSVKKENAALLSESQYVTVEKNELKDETCILQNQIGELKSMINETTVQKNLDLNAPAVESQEPQLPQYFHHEMIHLTSGDPILIIPACHNVRTHPQPDSGSVLRSIPKSNVSKPNPRYPTPSDSWPLQLLEKTSQEEQ; encoded by the exons ATGACTAAGGTTCTTTGCCATCTTCATAACATATTAGAAGTTTTCTTCTACTTGATTCGTTTATTCATTATATTCAG GGACGTATTGCATATTCTG ACAAGAATGCTGCT ATCTATGGAccatgtctgtaaagaagatgtggcCTTAAAGGTCAGAAtactgaagact TTTACAGTAAAAACGTCTGCGTGCGAGCTCGCAGACATAAGTCATAATAAGGTCTGCAGACCGAAAAACAAACGACAGATTTACTCAATGGCCCAGGCTATGGTCAATCACAAAATG CCTCGCAAGAAGATTAGCAATAAACTTCCTAAACGAACTCATAAGGCTGAAAGGGAGAAACTAAAGCGTGAGCATTTGAATGAACTCTTTCTTGAACTGGCTGATGCACTGG AACTGGCAGATCAAAACAGTGGCAAAGCCTCAATATTAGGTGAAACTACTCGAGTTGTAAAGGACATGCTTGATCAGATCAAGTCCGTTAAAAAGGAGAATGCTGCTTTACTATCTGAATCACAATAT GTGACAGTTGAAAAGAATGAACTTAAAGATGAGACTTGTATTTTACAGAACCAAATCGGTGAGCTAAAGAGCATGATAAACGAAACAACTGTCCAAAAAAACCTGGACTTGAATGCACCTGCAGTAGAATCTCAAGAACCACAATTACCTCAGTATTTTCATCACGAAATGATACACTTAACTTCTGGTGATCCGATTCTAATTATCCCGGCATGTCACAATGTTCGAACTCACCCACAACCTGATTCTGGTTCGGTTCTCAGGTCCATACCCAAGTCAAATGTGAGTAAACCAAACCCTCGGTATCCCACTCCATCCGATTCCTGGCCTTTACAACTCCTTGAAAAAACGTCTCAAGAGGAACAATGA
- the LOC139858118 gene encoding uncharacterized protein has product MARVRNWYNQSKFAALIWFVSLIIFYTIFHTVSKLSPPSKGIPISNIERLKMYDKMSKDLDEHGALFLKQGETSQSLLLSDLFDVKNGSVTPTYKAANPPVRANVLHMSTEYSLPISKAVEEIFSPTLSEVTWFQNSELYHFSMFHASHHIVAVPASKDEIEVEANAVKLVTDTLCPMKIVLDRAVLTSTGVLLGCWQVISGTDPVIIRSKLRNALPRAPKKQLYAPAILHTSFARILGHPKNSSKISDSASELKHFHELVAHLNSRIRGIKATISELLYVEEYDVLALALDGKMKIRRFKFGCSEA; this is encoded by the exons ATGGCTAGGGTTAGGAATTGGTATAATCAGTCAAAATTTGCTGCTTTGATTTGGTTCGTGTCATTAATCATCTTCTACACTATCTTCCACACCGTTTCTAAACTATCACCTCCTTCAAAAG GTATTCCAATTTCGAATATAGAGAGGTTGAAAATGTATGACAAAATGAGTAAGGATTTAGATGAGCATGGTGCATTATTTCTTAAACAAGGAGAGACATCGCAGTCGTTGTTGCTTTCGGATTTGTTCGATGTTAAAAATGGATCTGTGACTCCCACTTATAAG GCGGCTAATCCTCCTGTTCGAGCTAATGTATTGCATATGAGTACTGAGTACTCACTTCCTATATC GAAAGCAGTAGAGGAAATATTCTCTCCAACCCTCAGTGAAG TAACTTGGTTTCAGAATTCTGAGCTCTACCATTTTAGTATGTTTCATGCTTCACACCACATTGTAGCTGTTCCTGCCTCAAAAGATGAA ATCGAAGTTGAAGCAAATGCGGTAAAATTAGTTACAGACACACTCTGCCCAATGAAAATCGTATTGGATAGAGCCGTTTTGACTTCAACCGGCGTACTTCTGGGTTGCTGGCAG GTGATCTCGGGAACTGATCCTGTTattatccgttctaaattaagaaatgCTCTTCCGCGTGCACCAAAAAAGCAACTT TATGCTCCTGCCATACTTCATACATCATTTGCAAGGATTCTTGGTCATCCAAAAAATTCGTCTAAG ATATCAGACAGTGCTTCAGAACTGAAACATTTTCATGAACTAGTCGCTCATCTGAACAGTCGCATCCGTGGAATTAAG GCTACAATTTCTGAACTGTTGTACGTGGAAGAGTATGATGTCTTGGCTTTGGCACTAGATGGAAAAATGAAAATACGGCGTTTCAAATTTGGATGTTCGGAAGCCTGA